A DNA window from Calliphora vicina chromosome 1, idCalVici1.1, whole genome shotgun sequence contains the following coding sequences:
- the LOC135950622 gene encoding uncharacterized protein LOC135950622: MNSVIDILEKPISDENIIKKDYHTYSPYLQSYNSNDEIRISIQNQDLYVLPGESFIYVEGFVTDANNTKLITTSSNFKVKNNFLAYLFDEIRYELNGIEIDRTRHLGTSSTIKNLVSLSPTDSNAMENSGWNKIDDIKLINGYFNFYAPLKMLLGFAEDYNKIILNGKHELILLRSKNDADLVYSSVSTEKPKMTISNISWRIPHVQLSDLSKLNMMKTINSGASIPIAFRSWDCHINPQLNIGVNHIWNVKLASNRERPRFVLIAFQHEDKFIHCDLTNLKVHLNSESYPYDDLNIKFKNERFAILYDMYARFQENYYYMRDAKPLLTSQEFKNKAPIIVIDVQHQNESVSSGPIDIKIELETDTNIPEKTSAYCILIHDRIIEYNPLRVQVIKVL; encoded by the coding sequence atgaattctgtaatagatattttagaaaaaccGATTTCTGAtgagaatattataaaaaaagattaTCATACTTATTCACCATATCTTCAGTCTTACAACAGTAATGATGAAATtagaatttcaatacaaaatcaaGATTTATATGTTTTACCTGGtgaaagttttatatatgtagagGGGTTCGTTACTGATGCTAACAATACAAAATTGATAACTACTTCATCCAATTTTAAAGTGAAGAATAATTTTCTTGCCTATCTCTTTGATGAAATTCGTTATGAGCTTAATGGTATTGAGATAGATCGTACAAGACATTTGGGAACATCCAGCaccattaaaaatttagtttcattaTCACCAACGGATAGTAATGCTATGGAAAATTCAGGATGGAACAAAATTGACGATATTAAACTTATTAATggatattttaatttctatgCTCCACTGAAAATGTTATTGGGATTCGCAGAAgactataataaaattatattaaatggtAAACATGAGTTGATTCTTTTGCGTAGTAAAAATGATGCTGATCTTGTGTACTCATCTGTTTCCactgaaaaaccaaaaatgacaatttcaaatatttcatggAGAATACCACACGTTCAGTTATCtgatttaagtaaattaaatatgatgAAGACAATCAACAGTGGTGCTTCTATACCAATAGCATTTCGTAGCTGGGATTGTCATATTAATCCACAACTAAATATAGGTGTTAATCATATATGGAATGTTAAATTAGCTTCAAATAGAGAACGTCCTCGTTTTGTATTGATTGCTTTTCAACATGAAGACAAATTCATTCATTGtgatttaactaatttaaaagTACATTTAAATTCTGAATCGTATCCATATGATgatctaaatattaaatttaagaatGAGCGTTTTGCGATTCTATATGATATGTATGCTAGATTTcaggaaaattattattatatgagAGATGCCAAACCACTACTCACTTCTCAagagtttaaaaataaagctcCGATAATTGTAATAGATGTACAACATCAAAACGAATCAGTTAGCAGTGGACCAATcgatataaaaatcgaattagaAACAGATACTAATATTCCCGAAAAGACATCAGCTTATTGTATTCTTATTCACGATCGCATAATTGAATATAATCCATTAAGAGTACAAGTTATAAAAGTCTTATAA